One region of Polyodon spathula isolate WHYD16114869_AA chromosome 25, ASM1765450v1, whole genome shotgun sequence genomic DNA includes:
- the LOC121299967 gene encoding uncharacterized protein LOC121299967: MAVLGAFVLELLVLVTVTAAPTHGPVTSTSSISTPSLSDTKTLILRKGAPVFFGIIGILAFVFLVILIFFIRKMLRNRTGVTLTEQNNGSNVRLQDFHNTATSQASNNYTFPQYQQPTPGTSNVYGDDDDTSTDSSGSSSAEEASRGIGFFSEVKRDKAGQEEDDANDYVNVSKREPEESADYVNVDPSEGRRRGSDDYVKLESATEPDEEEERASRGLEGGGENSQDAVDSDTESDEDTVVYTQIAFK, encoded by the exons ATGGCGGTGCTCGGTGCTTTCGTGCTGGAGCTCCTAGTCTTGGTCACGGTGACAG CTGCACCTACCCACGGTCCTGTGACCAGCACCAGCTCTATATCAACTCCCAGCCTGTCAGACACCAAGACCCTTATTCTCAG AAAAGGAGCCCCGGTATTCTTTGGGATTATCGGGATCCTGgcttttgttttccttgtgaTTCTAATCTTTTTCATTAGAAAGATGCTGAGAAACCGAACAG GTGTTACACTTACTGAACAGAACAATGGAAGCAATGTTCGGCTGCAGGACTTTCATAACACAGCCACCTCCCAAGCAAGCAATAACTACACATTCCCTCAATACCAGCAGCCCACCCCTGGCACCAGTAATGTCTATG ggGATGATGACGACACTTCCACAGACAGCTCAGGCAGTTCA TCTGCAGAGGAGGCCAGCAGAGGCATTGGCTTCTTCAGTGAGGTGAAGAGGGACAAGGCAGGGCAGGAGGAGGACGATGCCAACGACTACGTGAATGTTTCCAAAAGAGAGCCGGAGGAGTCGGCAGACTATGTGAATGTAGACCCGTCTGAGGGACGAAGGAGGGGTTCTGATGATTATGTCAAGTTGGAGTCTGCCACAGAGCCTGATGAAGAGGAGGAGCGAGCGTCTAGAGGactggagggagggggagagaacaGCCAGGATGCTGTTGATTCTGACACTGAGAGCGACGAGGACACTGTGGTTTACACCCAGATTGCGTTCAAATAG
- the LOC121300204 gene encoding acidic mammalian chitinase-like translates to GYKYVCYYTNWSQYRPDKGRFVPENVDPSICTHIIYSVATFTDSLVLKTYQNNDETAYGKINALKLRNTGLKTLISIGGWNFGVNLFSTMVSTSDNRATFINSVIAFLKKYRFDGLDVDWEFPARNGSPAEDKQRFTLLVKVRTVTTTLGFLLEPRGDIHFQEINIDCTFLFPRYVDFISVMTYDLNSVWMMVTSHHSPLYASADNPNSQATVEFGIKYWLTLKAPASKLLLGFPTYGRCFTLADPAKNGVGAPITGTGKPGNYTKEAGFWSYYEVCSELSAGATSLWLSDQKVPCVVKDNQWIGYDDEKNFHWKAEWMKNSRLGGVMIYSMDLDDFSGKFCGSGTYPLMKKLRSCLNITSTDIVLKPETTFTTQKIPSKATSSALSSRILLTGLIYLSIYAFVCLF, encoded by the exons GGCTACAAATATGTGTGCTATTACACCAACTGGTCTCAGTATCGTCCAGACAAGGGTAGGTTTGTGCCTGAAAATGTGGATCCGTCCATCTGCACCCATATCATCTATTCCGTCGCAACCTTTACAGACAGCCTGGTACTGAAGACCTACCAGAATAATGATGAGACAGCCTATGGCAAAATCAACGCTCTGAAACTCAG AAACACTGGACTGAAGACCCTGATTTCTATAGGAGGATGGAACTTTGGGGTAAATCT CTTTTCAACAATGGTCTCCACCTCAGATAATCGAGCCACCTTCATCAACTCGGTCATAGCCTTCCTCAAGAAGTACAGGTTTGATGGGCTTGACGTTGACTGGGAGTTCCCAGCCAGGAATGGGAGTCCCGCTGAAGACAAGCAGCGCTTCACTCTGCTTGTAAAGGTGAGGACAGTGACCACTACCTTGGGTTTCCTACTGGAGCCTAGAGGGGACATTCACTTTCAGGAAAT CAATATTGACTGTACTTTTCTATTCCCCAGGTATGTGGATTTTATCAGTGTGATGACCTATGATTTAAATAGTGTTTGGATGATGGTCACTAGCCACCACAGTCCACTCTATGCATCAGCAGACAACCCTAACAGCCAAGCAACTGTG GAATTTGGCATTAAATACTGGCTGACTCTCAAAGCACCAGCGAGCAAGCTGCTCCTGGGCTTCCCGACCTATGGCCGATGCTTCACTCTTGCTGATCCGGCCAAAAATGGCGTGGGTGCACCCATCACTGGAACAGGAAAACCTGGAAACTACACCAAAGAGGCTGGATTCTGGTCCTACTACGAG GTCTGCTCTGAGCTTAGCGCTGGGGCCACTTCGCTCTGGCTGTCAGACCAGAAGGTGCCCTGTGTCGTCAAAGACAACCAGTGGATTGGCTACGACGACGAGAAAAACTTTCATTGGAAA GCTGAGTGGATGAAGAACAGCAGGCTAGGTGGAGTGATGATCTATTCAATGGATCTGGATGATTTCAGTGGAAAGTTCTGTGGCAGTGGTACCTACCCCCTGATGAAGAAACTGAGAAGCTGCCTGAATATCACAAGCACAG ATATTGTTCTTAAACCAGAAACAACCTTCACCACCCAAAAGATTCCTTCAAAAGCCACCTCCTCTGCCCTTTCCTCCAGGATACTTCTAACAGGActgatttatttatctatttatgcatttgtttgtttattttaa